The following proteins come from a genomic window of Brevibacillus antibioticus:
- a CDS encoding cytochrome c oxidase subunit 3, protein MANHHAHAVLPDEPEKATLEGKNKVLGFWLFLGGETVLFGSLFATFIALRDQANGGPTSQALFDMNLVAVATLLLLTSSMTSVMATLALHRKDLKKIQLWLTITVILGLGFLALEIYEFVHYVHEGLKMSTSAFSSAFYTLVGFHGAHVAFGICWITLLQLSATKKGLTVVTAPKFYLACLYWHFIDVVWVFIFTVVYLMGMIGGKVG, encoded by the coding sequence ATGGCTAACCATCACGCACATGCAGTATTGCCTGACGAACCGGAAAAAGCCACCCTTGAAGGTAAGAATAAGGTTCTTGGCTTCTGGCTCTTCCTCGGTGGGGAGACAGTTCTCTTCGGTTCCTTGTTTGCAACATTTATCGCTCTTCGTGATCAAGCAAACGGTGGACCAACGTCCCAAGCGTTGTTTGACATGAATCTCGTAGCAGTGGCCACGCTTCTCTTGCTTACCAGCTCGATGACAAGTGTTATGGCTACACTGGCTCTGCACAGGAAAGACCTCAAGAAGATTCAGCTATGGTTGACTATCACAGTAATACTCGGTCTCGGCTTCCTTGCTTTGGAGATATACGAGTTTGTACACTATGTGCATGAAGGACTGAAAATGTCAACGAGTGCATTTTCATCTGCCTTCTACACATTGGTTGGATTCCACGGAGCTCACGTAGCGTTCGGGATTTGCTGGATCACCCTGTTGCAACTATCTGCGACGAAAAAGGGCCTAACGGTAGTAACTGCACCGAAGTTCTACCTGGCATGTCTGTACTGGCACTTTATCGACGTTGTATGGGTATTCATCTTTACCGTGGTATATCT
- the coxB gene encoding cytochrome c oxidase subunit II — protein sequence MKGWQQYWRQFSLFALLALVLTGCGKDELSALKPSGPVAAMQFDLMKLSSAIMIGVFIVVMAIFTYVLIRYRKRPGQQGIPKQVEGNHALEILWTVIPFLLLIIMAIPTVTTGFALHKEYPKEEAVQVKVTAHQFWWEFEYPDLGVATAQDLVLPVGKKVQFVLSASDVKHAFWIPALGGKIDTNPGQENKMWLQADKAGIYYGKCAELCGASHALMDFKVEVKEQADFDTWVANMKGVQAKEPATASSPLAAEGQQIFDKSCLGCHAVAGKGGKMGPNLTNFADRERVAGIKAHTPENIAEWLKDPQKIKPGNKMPNLNLDDIQVKALVEYMGTLSVSEKK from the coding sequence ATGAAGGGTTGGCAACAGTATTGGCGTCAGTTTTCCCTGTTTGCTCTGCTGGCGCTAGTGTTAACCGGGTGTGGCAAAGATGAGCTTTCAGCGCTCAAGCCCTCTGGTCCGGTAGCTGCGATGCAGTTTGACCTGATGAAGCTGTCCTCCGCTATCATGATCGGCGTCTTCATTGTCGTTATGGCGATCTTTACGTACGTCCTTATCCGTTATCGTAAGCGTCCCGGACAGCAAGGCATTCCTAAGCAGGTCGAAGGAAATCATGCACTTGAAATTCTTTGGACGGTAATTCCTTTCTTGCTCCTTATCATTATGGCGATTCCGACTGTTACTACCGGTTTCGCACTGCACAAGGAGTACCCAAAAGAGGAAGCAGTTCAAGTAAAGGTTACCGCTCACCAATTCTGGTGGGAATTCGAGTATCCTGATCTTGGGGTAGCGACTGCACAAGACTTGGTATTGCCAGTTGGCAAAAAGGTTCAATTCGTATTATCTGCGTCTGATGTTAAGCACGCATTCTGGATTCCTGCATTGGGCGGTAAAATCGATACGAACCCAGGGCAAGAAAACAAAATGTGGCTGCAAGCAGACAAAGCAGGCATTTACTACGGTAAATGTGCGGAGCTCTGTGGAGCGTCCCATGCCTTGATGGACTTCAAGGTAGAAGTAAAGGAACAAGCAGATTTTGACACTTGGGTAGCGAACATGAAGGGCGTTCAGGCAAAAGAACCTGCAACAGCATCTTCTCCACTGGCTGCAGAAGGTCAACAAATCTTCGATAAGAGTTGTTTGGGATGTCATGCTGTGGCAGGTAAAGGCGGTAAGATGGGGCCAAACCTGACTAACTTTGCAGATCGCGAACGTGTAGCAGGTATCAAAGCACATACGCCTGAAAACATTGCAGAGTGGCTGAAAGATCCGCAAAAAATTAAGCCAGGCAACAAAATGCCTAACCTCAACCTCGATGACATCCAAGTGAAAGCGCTTGTAGAGTACATGGGGACATTGAGCGTAAGCGAGAAAAAGTAA
- the ctaD gene encoding cytochrome c oxidase subunit I has protein sequence MSAHASHAPNRSGLWDYLTTVDHKKIAILYLIAGGIFFLAGGLEALLIRLQLMYPEIEFVGAKTFNELITMHGTTMIFLAVMPIIFALMNAIVPLQIGARDVAFPFVNALGFWLFFFGGVLLNTSWFLGGAPDAGWTSYTTLALNQYSGRGVDFYVLGLQIAGLGTLIGGINFLVTIINMRAPGMTFMRMPMFTWASFITSGLILFAFPAITVGLVLLMFDRLFGGNFFNPDAGGNVVIWEHLFWIFGHPEVYILILPAFGIISEVVSTFSRKRLFGYSSMVFATALIGFLGFMVWAHHMFTTGLGAIANTLFGLATMLIAVPTGIKIFNWLLTMWGGQIRFPTANLFAVGFIPTFTIGGMTGVMLAVPPADYQYHDSYFVVAHFHYVIVGGLVFGLFSGLYYWWPKMFGKMLNETIGKWNFWTFFIGFHLTFFPQHFLGLMGMPRRVFTYLKDQNLDMGNFISTIGAFGMTIGTILFMINVVVAAKSSKRAPADPWDGRSLEWAIPSPPPEYNFVQTPLVRGLDALWVEKMAGNKGMTPAEPIGDIHMPSPSFLPFLMSLGLFVAGYGFIYHNYVVVVIGILATLACMFTRSVKDDPGYHIHEDELEEKGVKA, from the coding sequence GTGTCTGCACATGCTTCTCATGCACCAAATCGCTCGGGGCTGTGGGATTATCTTACGACAGTGGATCATAAGAAGATTGCGATCCTATATCTGATTGCCGGTGGAATTTTCTTCTTGGCCGGTGGTTTGGAAGCCCTGCTGATTCGTTTGCAGTTGATGTACCCAGAGATTGAATTCGTTGGTGCCAAGACTTTTAACGAATTAATTACGATGCACGGCACTACGATGATTTTCTTGGCAGTTATGCCAATTATTTTTGCTTTGATGAACGCGATTGTTCCTCTTCAAATCGGTGCACGCGACGTAGCATTCCCGTTTGTTAACGCTCTCGGATTCTGGCTATTTTTCTTCGGGGGAGTGCTACTGAACACAAGCTGGTTCTTGGGTGGCGCACCTGATGCTGGTTGGACATCGTATACAACCTTGGCTTTGAATCAATACAGTGGCAGAGGCGTAGACTTCTACGTACTCGGTTTGCAAATTGCCGGTCTCGGAACGCTGATTGGTGGTATTAACTTTCTAGTTACCATTATCAACATGCGTGCTCCAGGTATGACATTCATGCGTATGCCAATGTTCACCTGGGCGTCCTTTATTACATCCGGTTTGATCCTCTTCGCATTCCCTGCGATTACGGTTGGTCTGGTTCTGTTGATGTTTGACCGCTTGTTCGGCGGAAACTTCTTCAACCCTGACGCAGGTGGTAACGTTGTTATCTGGGAGCACTTGTTCTGGATCTTCGGTCACCCCGAAGTATACATTTTGATTCTCCCGGCATTCGGTATCATTTCTGAGGTAGTTTCTACATTCTCAAGAAAGCGTCTGTTTGGTTACAGCTCCATGGTATTTGCAACTGCGCTGATCGGTTTCTTGGGCTTCATGGTGTGGGCTCACCACATGTTCACAACAGGTTTGGGCGCAATTGCCAACACGCTGTTTGGACTTGCAACCATGTTGATTGCTGTTCCTACAGGTATCAAAATCTTTAACTGGCTGTTGACCATGTGGGGCGGTCAAATCCGCTTCCCTACCGCAAACCTGTTTGCAGTAGGATTTATTCCAACGTTTACAATCGGTGGTATGACAGGGGTTATGCTTGCGGTTCCGCCGGCTGACTATCAATACCATGACAGTTATTTCGTAGTTGCTCACTTCCACTACGTAATCGTAGGGGGTCTCGTATTCGGTCTCTTCTCAGGTCTTTACTATTGGTGGCCGAAAATGTTCGGTAAAATGCTGAACGAAACAATCGGTAAATGGAACTTCTGGACGTTCTTCATTGGTTTCCACCTTACCTTCTTCCCGCAACACTTCTTGGGTCTGATGGGGATGCCGCGCCGCGTCTTTACATACCTCAAAGATCAGAACCTGGATATGGGGAACTTTATCAGTACGATCGGTGCATTTGGTATGACGATCGGTACCATCCTATTCATGATCAACGTAGTCGTGGCAGCGAAAAGCTCCAAACGCGCTCCTGCTGATCCATGGGATGGACGTTCACTCGAATGGGCGATTCCTTCGCCGCCGCCGGAGTACAACTTCGTTCAAACCCCTCTCGTTCGCGGTTTGGATGCGTTGTGGGTCGAGAAAATGGCTGGTAACAAAGGCATGACGCCTGCGGAGCCTATTGGCGACATTCACATGCCATCGCCATCGTTCTTGCCGTTCCTGATGTCTCTCGGATTGTTCGTGGCAGGCTATGGTTTTATCTACCACAACTATGTGGTTGTAGTCATTGGAATACTCGCTACACTGGCTTGCATGTTTACCCGTTCAGTGAAAGACGATCCAGGCTATCACATTCATGAAGATGAACTCGAAGAGAAAGGGGTAAAGGCTTAA